A window of the Burkholderia sp. 9120 genome harbors these coding sequences:
- a CDS encoding DUF4148 domain-containing protein, which yields MKSLTLAIAFIGATATASAFAQSTTAPTQQNAAPAMQVAANTTSTTGNVTGSWVAPYGQATPGKTRAQVYRELVHAEKDGQLAYLNSTIYAH from the coding sequence ATGAAATCTCTGACGCTCGCCATCGCTTTCATCGGTGCAACCGCAACGGCTTCCGCCTTCGCTCAATCGACCACTGCGCCGACGCAACAGAACGCCGCGCCGGCCATGCAAGTGGCGGCGAACACCACCAGCACCACCGGCAACGTGACGGGCTCGTGGGTCGCGCCGTACGGCCAGGCCACGCCCGGCAAGACTCGCGCTCAGGTTTATCGCGAACTGGTGCACGCCGAGAAGGACGGTCAACTGGCGTATCTGAATTCGACGATTTACGCGCACTGA
- a CDS encoding response regulator transcription factor has product MSRVLTIEDDEITANEIVGELKSRGFTVDWVANGRDGMARAISEDYDVITLDRMLPGVDGLTILTTMRSIGIQTPVLMLSALGDVDERVRGLRAGGDDYLTKPFDPEEMTARLEVLLRRSQTPAAQLETHLRVGPLELDLISRKVQRDGEEIVLLPTEYRVLEFMMRHAGQTITRTMLFEAVWGYHFDPGTNLIDVHMGRLRKKIDPPGVTQMIQTVRGSGYILA; this is encoded by the coding sequence ATGTCGCGAGTACTCACGATCGAAGATGACGAAATTACCGCGAATGAAATTGTCGGTGAGTTGAAAAGCCGCGGCTTCACCGTGGACTGGGTGGCCAACGGCCGCGACGGCATGGCGCGCGCGATCAGCGAAGACTACGACGTGATCACGCTCGACCGCATGCTGCCCGGCGTGGACGGTCTGACGATTCTCACCACCATGCGCAGCATCGGCATTCAAACGCCGGTGCTGATGCTGAGCGCGCTGGGCGACGTCGACGAAAGGGTGCGCGGTCTGCGTGCCGGCGGCGACGATTACCTGACCAAGCCGTTCGATCCCGAAGAAATGACCGCGCGCCTCGAAGTGCTGCTGCGCCGCAGTCAAACGCCGGCCGCGCAACTCGAGACTCATCTACGGGTCGGCCCGCTCGAACTCGATCTGATTTCACGCAAGGTACAGCGCGACGGCGAAGAGATCGTGCTGCTGCCCACCGAGTACCGCGTGCTCGAATTCATGATGCGCCATGCCGGCCAGACCATTACGCGCACCATGCTGTTCGAGGCGGTGTGGGGCTATCACTTCGATCCGGGCACCAATCTGATCGATGTGCATATGGGCCGTCTGCGCAAAAAAATCGACCCACCTGGCGTGACGCAAATGATCCAGACCGTGCGCGGCTCGGGCTATATCCTCGCATGA
- a CDS encoding GNAT family N-acetyltransferase, translated as MPEGLTLRALRPTDAEQYHALLQLPAVVDGNPHVPFESLAQTRESISKIDPTTIAMVATVGDTLVGSAQLSPMKGRRAHVGSFSLCVHDAWHGRGIGRRLMVELLDLADNWLGLRRLELNVFADNRAALALYHKFGFEIEARQRGVVLRRGVLIDSLIMARFQEPAPLMSGPAASALKADATHSNGAKP; from the coding sequence TTGCCCGAGGGACTGACGCTGCGCGCGTTGCGTCCCACCGATGCGGAGCAATACCACGCCTTGCTGCAGTTGCCGGCGGTGGTCGACGGCAACCCGCACGTACCGTTCGAGTCGCTCGCGCAGACGCGCGAGTCGATCAGCAAAATCGATCCCACTACGATTGCCATGGTGGCCACGGTCGGCGACACGCTGGTTGGGTCGGCGCAACTGTCGCCCATGAAAGGACGCCGCGCACATGTCGGCTCGTTCAGCCTCTGCGTGCACGACGCGTGGCATGGGCGCGGTATCGGCCGCCGCCTGATGGTCGAACTGCTCGATCTTGCCGACAACTGGCTCGGCCTGCGCCGTCTCGAACTGAACGTGTTTGCCGATAACCGTGCGGCGCTGGCGCTGTATCACAAGTTCGGCTTCGAGATCGAAGCGCGTCAGCGTGGTGTGGTTCTGCGGCGCGGCGTGTTGATCGACAGTCTCATCATGGCGCGTTTTCAGGAACCCGCGCCGCTGATGTCCGGCCCGGCTGCGTCTGCTTTGAAAGCGGACGCCACGCACAGCAACGGAGCGAAGCCATGA
- a CDS encoding multidrug efflux RND transporter permease subunit produces MPFFFIDRPVFAWIVALAIVVAGALAIPQLPVAQYPRLAPPRIVISASYPGASTEVVDGNVGSIIEESLDGADNMLYYETTSDNLGNLEIDATFSPGTNPDLALVDIQNRLKQVEPRLPQQVVQQGISVFKAANTFLMLVALTSTDGTRDSVQLSDYLSRYVLRELKRAPGVGAAELWDADEALRVWVDPMKLREYGIGPTEVNAAISAQNATVTAGAIGDAPFVPGQQLTASVSVKGQLISPEEFGQIVIKARPDGSAVRLRDVARVELGRDNYTFYSRLNGRASATVGIQLGPRGNALETSNAIRARLAELSKGLPSGVAVEIPFDNAHFVQIAIHEVLVTLAEAVVLVFFVMWLFLRDLRYTLVPTVVIPVTLMGAFLAMYACGLSINVFTMFGLVLAIGILVDDAIVVVESVHRVMEEEGLPPREATRKAMSQIGGAIIGVTAVLTAVFVPMAFFPGGVGGIYRQFAVAMIASMLVSSFMALSLTPALCANLLKAHTKSVHQREARRGLLGFAARAASRFTAGFDRAASGYRGLTARMLRRIGPMLAVYVVLVGVCGALYWHMPGGFLPSEDEGQLQVMVQLPAGATQERTLAVVKRMEAILHAEPAIANVTSVIGWSFAGSGQNVAMGFVELKDWDKRDTDALVLRDRLNEKFDKILDGDVEAQLPPAVPGIGHSDGFVFRLEDRGGVGLDALKAAREQLFAQAKASPMLASVHSEDLPDAPRVELIIDRAKAYALGVQFERLSDVLGSTFGSTYIDDFPAGGRMRRVVISADAATRMTEDDLLALAVPNTTGGMVPLSAIATRHWTIGPVMLTRYNGYPSLDVSGHAAPGYSSGAAMAEMERLAGSLPVGVSYDWVDAAREETAAAKLTPMLIGLSLMAVFMALAALYESWTIPLAVLMVVPLGVIGAVSAVLLRGMPNDVYFKVGMITVIGLAAKNAILIVQFARDLYQGGMPLSRAVTEAAGARFRPIVMTSAAFLLGVVPLVLSSGAGAESRRSIGTGVFGGVLAATVFGLVFAPVAFHAIASLTHGKKRLAALHRKRAERRAQRARSGENERAQFTNGR; encoded by the coding sequence GTGCCTTTCTTCTTTATCGACCGTCCGGTGTTTGCGTGGATCGTCGCGCTTGCCATTGTCGTGGCAGGCGCGCTCGCGATTCCGCAACTGCCGGTGGCGCAGTATCCGCGTCTGGCGCCGCCGCGCATCGTCATTTCCGCGAGCTATCCGGGCGCGTCGACCGAGGTGGTGGATGGGAACGTCGGCAGCATCATCGAGGAGAGTCTCGATGGCGCGGACAACATGCTGTACTACGAGACCACGAGCGACAACCTCGGCAACCTCGAAATCGACGCGACCTTCTCACCCGGCACCAATCCGGACCTGGCGCTGGTCGACATCCAGAACCGTCTCAAGCAGGTCGAGCCGCGTTTGCCGCAGCAGGTCGTGCAGCAGGGCATCAGCGTCTTCAAGGCGGCCAATACGTTCCTGATGCTGGTCGCGCTCACGTCCACGGACGGCACGCGCGACTCGGTGCAATTGAGCGACTATCTGAGCCGCTACGTGTTGCGCGAACTGAAGCGCGCGCCGGGCGTGGGCGCGGCCGAACTGTGGGACGCCGACGAAGCGTTGCGCGTGTGGGTCGATCCGATGAAACTGCGCGAGTACGGCATCGGCCCGACCGAGGTGAACGCCGCGATCAGCGCGCAGAACGCCACCGTCACGGCGGGCGCGATCGGTGACGCGCCGTTCGTGCCGGGGCAGCAGCTAACAGCCTCGGTGAGCGTCAAAGGGCAACTGATCTCGCCTGAGGAATTCGGCCAGATCGTCATCAAGGCGCGGCCCGACGGTTCGGCGGTGCGTTTGCGCGACGTCGCGCGGGTCGAACTCGGGCGCGACAATTACACGTTCTATTCGCGACTGAACGGCAGGGCATCGGCCACGGTCGGCATTCAACTGGGACCGCGCGGTAACGCGCTCGAAACCTCGAATGCGATTCGCGCGCGGCTCGCGGAATTGTCGAAGGGCTTGCCGAGCGGCGTCGCCGTCGAAATTCCGTTCGACAACGCGCACTTCGTGCAGATCGCCATTCATGAAGTGCTCGTCACGCTCGCGGAAGCCGTGGTGCTGGTGTTCTTCGTGATGTGGCTGTTTCTGCGCGATCTGCGCTACACGCTGGTGCCGACCGTGGTGATTCCGGTCACGCTGATGGGCGCGTTTCTCGCCATGTACGCGTGCGGCCTGTCGATCAACGTCTTCACGATGTTCGGCCTCGTGCTCGCGATCGGCATTCTCGTCGACGATGCGATCGTGGTGGTGGAGAGCGTGCATCGCGTGATGGAAGAAGAGGGCCTGCCGCCGCGCGAGGCGACCCGCAAGGCGATGTCGCAGATCGGCGGCGCGATTATCGGCGTGACCGCGGTGCTGACCGCGGTGTTCGTGCCGATGGCGTTCTTTCCGGGCGGCGTCGGCGGTATTTACCGGCAGTTCGCGGTGGCGATGATCGCGTCGATGCTGGTGTCGTCGTTCATGGCGTTGTCGTTGACGCCCGCGTTGTGCGCGAACTTGCTGAAGGCACACACGAAGTCGGTGCACCAGCGCGAGGCGCGGCGTGGCCTGCTCGGCTTCGCGGCGCGCGCGGCAAGCCGTTTCACCGCTGGTTTCGATCGCGCCGCGAGCGGCTATCGCGGGCTGACCGCGCGCATGCTGCGCCGGATCGGGCCGATGCTGGCCGTGTATGTCGTGCTGGTCGGCGTGTGCGGCGCGCTGTATTGGCACATGCCCGGCGGCTTTTTACCGAGCGAGGACGAAGGTCAGTTGCAGGTCATGGTGCAATTGCCCGCGGGCGCCACGCAGGAGCGTACGTTGGCCGTGGTGAAGCGTATGGAAGCGATTCTCCATGCCGAGCCGGCAATTGCGAACGTCACCAGTGTGATCGGCTGGAGCTTTGCCGGCAGTGGGCAGAACGTGGCCATGGGCTTCGTCGAGCTCAAGGACTGGGACAAGCGCGACACCGACGCGCTGGTGTTGCGCGACCGTCTCAACGAAAAGTTCGACAAGATTCTGGACGGCGACGTCGAAGCGCAATTGCCGCCCGCGGTGCCGGGCATCGGCCATTCGGACGGCTTCGTGTTCCGGCTCGAGGATCGCGGTGGGGTGGGGCTCGACGCGCTGAAGGCCGCGCGCGAGCAACTGTTCGCGCAGGCCAAGGCGAGTCCGATGCTGGCCTCGGTGCATTCGGAAGATCTGCCCGACGCGCCGCGCGTCGAGCTCATCATCGACCGGGCCAAAGCGTACGCGCTCGGCGTGCAGTTCGAACGCCTCTCCGACGTGCTGGGCAGCACCTTCGGCTCCACCTATATCGACGACTTTCCAGCCGGCGGCCGGATGCGGCGCGTGGTGATTTCCGCCGACGCCGCCACCCGCATGACCGAAGACGATCTGCTCGCGCTCGCCGTGCCGAACACGACGGGCGGCATGGTGCCGTTGTCGGCGATCGCAACGCGTCACTGGACCATCGGCCCGGTGATGCTGACGCGTTATAACGGCTACCCGTCACTTGACGTGAGCGGCCACGCGGCGCCCGGCTATAGCTCCGGCGCGGCAATGGCGGAGATGGAGCGGCTGGCCGGGTCGTTGCCGGTCGGCGTCAGCTACGACTGGGTCGACGCGGCGCGCGAGGAAACCGCGGCCGCGAAGCTCACGCCGATGCTGATCGGCCTGTCGCTGATGGCGGTGTTCATGGCGCTTGCCGCGCTGTACGAAAGCTGGACGATCCCGCTCGCGGTGCTGATGGTCGTGCCGCTCGGCGTGATCGGCGCGGTCAGCGCGGTGCTGTTGCGCGGCATGCCCAACGACGTGTACTTCAAGGTCGGCATGATCACCGTGATCGGCCTGGCGGCGAAGAACGCGATTCTGATCGTGCAGTTCGCGCGCGATCTGTATCAGGGCGGCATGCCGTTGTCGCGGGCCGTGACCGAAGCCGCGGGCGCGCGCTTCCGGCCGATCGTGATGACGTCGGCGGCGTTTCTGCTCGGTGTCGTGCCGCTGGTGTTGTCGAGCGGTGCGGGGGCGGAGAGCCGCCGGTCGATCGGCACCGGCGTGTTCGGCGGCGTGCTGGCGGCCACGGTGTTCGGGCTGGTGTTCGCGCCGGTCGCGTTCCATGCGATCGCGTCGCTCACGCACGGCAAAAAGCGGCTGGCAGCGCTGCATCGCAAGCGCGCCGAAAGGCGTGCGCAGCGCGCGCGTTCGGGTGAGAACGAACGCGCGCAGTTCACGAACGGGCGTTGA
- a CDS encoding HAMP domain-containing sensor histidine kinase has product MDTTFPAQSALGRRWHSTTFRLLSIYAVIFSFSVMLLLGFIGWAVTGDMERETDVVMDWQLIYFDSLPDTGIADAIHRRIEHERMHTNYYGLFAPDGQLIAGDVLVYPTQLPTTRKGKTLDLALSMGRNDQAPVVRAMAERRKDGSTLVIARDLTHILRIREAVIDALVSGGIVCLLAGVAGGLALSVRQMRRLKAIRRVTQRIAQGDLAQRLPIGGRDEVDMLAHLVNHMLAEVERLMNEVKGACDGIAHDLRTPLAHVRTLLAHAAEHTGTLDDAELSTLVERARTETDALLDRFRAMLRISEIGTLQRRGGFGEVQLETLIQEVGELYEPLAESRAIQLSVHAQPVEAIHGDRALLFEALSNLVDNAIKFTPAGGVVRMELRQTSAGPQVDIIDNGPGIAADERDAVLQRFYRGESTRHLSGSGLGLSIVSAVMRVHDFTMKIGNAEPGAKISIECWSRTLA; this is encoded by the coding sequence ATGGACACAACCTTCCCCGCTCAATCTGCGCTCGGGCGGCGCTGGCATTCCACCACCTTTCGCCTGCTCTCCATTTACGCGGTCATTTTTTCATTTTCGGTGATGCTGTTACTGGGCTTCATCGGCTGGGCCGTGACCGGCGATATGGAGCGCGAAACCGATGTGGTGATGGACTGGCAACTGATCTACTTCGACTCGCTGCCGGACACCGGTATCGCCGATGCGATCCACCGGCGCATCGAGCACGAGCGCATGCACACGAATTACTACGGCCTGTTCGCTCCGGACGGTCAATTGATTGCCGGCGACGTACTGGTGTATCCGACGCAGTTGCCCACCACGCGTAAAGGCAAGACGCTCGATCTGGCGCTCTCGATGGGGCGTAACGATCAGGCGCCGGTTGTGCGCGCGATGGCCGAGCGACGCAAGGACGGTTCGACGCTCGTGATCGCGCGCGATCTCACGCATATTCTGCGGATTCGCGAGGCGGTGATCGACGCGCTGGTGAGCGGCGGGATTGTCTGTCTGCTTGCAGGCGTGGCCGGCGGCCTGGCGTTGAGCGTGCGGCAAATGCGCCGGCTCAAGGCGATTCGCCGCGTCACGCAGCGTATTGCGCAGGGCGATCTCGCGCAGCGTTTGCCGATTGGCGGGCGCGACGAAGTGGATATGCTCGCGCATCTGGTGAACCATATGCTGGCCGAAGTCGAGCGCCTGATGAACGAAGTGAAGGGCGCTTGCGATGGCATCGCGCACGATCTGCGCACGCCATTGGCGCATGTGCGGACCTTGCTCGCGCACGCGGCGGAGCACACCGGAACGCTCGACGACGCCGAATTGTCGACGCTGGTGGAGCGCGCCCGCACCGAGACTGACGCGTTGCTCGACCGCTTTCGTGCGATGTTGCGGATCTCCGAGATTGGCACCTTGCAGCGGCGCGGCGGATTTGGTGAAGTGCAACTGGAGACGTTGATCCAGGAAGTCGGCGAGCTTTACGAGCCGCTCGCGGAGAGCCGGGCGATTCAACTTTCGGTGCATGCGCAACCGGTTGAAGCGATTCATGGCGATCGTGCGTTGCTGTTCGAAGCGTTGAGCAATCTGGTGGACAACGCAATCAAGTTCACGCCCGCAGGGGGTGTGGTGCGGATGGAGCTTCGGCAGACGTCCGCGGGGCCGCAGGTGGATATTATCGATAACGGTCCGGGCATCGCCGCCGATGAACGCGACGCGGTGTTGCAGCGATTTTATCGTGGCGAGAGTACGCGGCATCTGTCCGGATCGGGGCTTGGGTTGAGCATTGTTTCCGCGGTGATGCGGGTGCATGACTTCACGATGAAGATCGGCAATGCGGAGCCGGGCGCGAAGATTTCCATCGAATGCTGGTCGAGGACGTTGGCATGA
- a CDS encoding GNAT family N-acetyltransferase, whose protein sequence is MTNDTLQSDATALDNRIAIKACEPSDMEAFTAIMSQPGVRRGTLQLGYRSVEQITAWHERRLGKGVTVGAWLDGQLVGHAGLSVYPRARAHGAELGICVHDAYHGRGVGTALVRALVDSADGALGLRRIELTVYADNAPAIALYRKFGFVEEGRSRGYALRDGVLADVLHMARLAEAPAFAPVTPITPP, encoded by the coding sequence ATGACAAACGACACGTTGCAGAGCGACGCCACGGCGCTCGACAATCGCATCGCGATCAAAGCCTGCGAGCCGTCCGACATGGAAGCGTTCACCGCGATCATGAGCCAGCCCGGCGTACGGCGCGGTACATTGCAGCTCGGCTATCGCAGCGTCGAGCAGATCACCGCGTGGCACGAGCGGCGCCTCGGCAAGGGCGTGACGGTCGGCGCATGGCTGGACGGGCAACTGGTCGGCCACGCCGGGCTGAGTGTCTACCCGCGCGCGCGCGCGCACGGCGCGGAGCTCGGGATCTGCGTGCACGACGCGTATCATGGGCGGGGCGTCGGCACGGCGCTGGTGCGGGCGCTGGTCGACAGCGCCGACGGCGCGCTCGGGTTGCGTCGCATCGAACTCACGGTGTACGCGGACAACGCTCCGGCCATCGCGCTGTATCGCAAGTTCGGCTTTGTCGAAGAAGGCCGTTCGCGTGGCTATGCGCTGCGCGATGGCGTGCTGGCCGATGTGCTGCATATGGCGCGCCTCGCCGAGGCGCCCGCTTTCGCGCCTGTCACGCCAATCACGCCTCCCTGA
- a CDS encoding porin, producing MAHLLGALLCAGLATTAHAQSSVTLYGILDTGIDFASNVNGNHLYQMASGVSAGSRWGVRGKEDLGGGLDAIFDLESGFNSSNGNLGSGLAFSRNAYVGLDSQTFGTVTLGRQWDPLVDLIEPYSLNDSYGGWYFSHPNDMDNLDNGFAISNAVKYTSPTIGGFTGEALYSFGGQAGQFSNNSAYSAAASYTNGPFSIGAGYLRVNDPEQAVQSYQNGSGFTNAVYGNYLANARSQGIFAAGASYQFDKFKLMGNFTNVDFQQGDAGQDVKFQNYEFAGTFAATSQLNLAAGYTYTDGRDHATNQEPKYQQLNLSAEYELSKRTAVYALAALQKASGGAVAQIAGFDPSSNGKQVVGRVGLRHSF from the coding sequence CTGGCACACTTGCTCGGAGCCCTGCTATGCGCCGGCCTGGCAACCACCGCGCACGCGCAAAGCAGCGTCACGCTCTACGGCATTCTCGATACCGGTATCGACTTCGCCAGCAACGTCAACGGCAACCACCTCTATCAGATGGCCAGCGGCGTCAGCGCCGGCAGCCGCTGGGGCGTGAGAGGTAAAGAAGATCTGGGCGGCGGCCTCGACGCGATCTTCGATCTGGAAAGCGGCTTCAACTCGAGCAACGGCAACCTCGGCAGCGGCCTCGCCTTCTCCCGTAATGCCTACGTGGGTCTCGACAGCCAGACGTTCGGTACCGTCACCCTCGGCCGTCAATGGGATCCGCTCGTCGACCTGATCGAGCCGTACTCGCTCAACGACAGCTACGGCGGCTGGTACTTCTCCCACCCGAACGATATGGACAACCTCGATAACGGCTTCGCCATCAGCAATGCCGTGAAGTACACGAGTCCCACTATCGGCGGCTTCACCGGCGAAGCACTCTATTCGTTCGGCGGCCAGGCCGGCCAGTTCTCGAATAACTCCGCCTATAGCGCGGCCGCGTCGTACACGAACGGACCGTTCTCGATCGGCGCCGGCTATCTGCGTGTCAACGACCCGGAACAGGCTGTCCAGAGCTATCAGAACGGCTCGGGCTTCACCAACGCGGTGTACGGCAACTACCTGGCCAATGCGCGCAGCCAGGGCATCTTCGCGGCCGGTGCGTCCTATCAGTTCGACAAGTTCAAGCTGATGGGCAACTTCACTAACGTCGACTTCCAGCAAGGCGATGCCGGTCAGGACGTCAAGTTCCAGAACTATGAATTCGCGGGCACCTTCGCCGCCACCAGCCAGCTCAATCTCGCGGCCGGTTACACGTACACGGATGGCCGCGATCACGCGACCAACCAGGAACCGAAGTACCAGCAGCTCAACCTGAGCGCGGAATACGAATTGTCGAAACGCACCGCCGTCTACGCACTCGCGGCATTGCAAAAAGCCAGTGGCGGCGCGGTCGCGCAAATCGCCGGCTTCGATCCATCGTCGAACGGTAAGCAGGTGGTGGGCCGCGTCGGTCTGCGTCACTCGTTCTAA
- a CDS encoding response regulator transcription factor — MRVLFVGPSHPEAAWLFKALQESAHSLQRADDLRDGVFLAGQESFDAIVLMVLDGGAYSALLEYVAEFAGAGSGAAIVAVLGGASAQDRTKILRAGADACFCQPYSFIEMHERMQALQRVGRGGGVGGGSASGASMSVAGGSSVEVPSLDAATRELVFGGRRVAVTRREFLLLECLLRQVNAPVARDQLIRYAWPEKDDVDPSSVNLVVSRLRRKILGVVPEVRIETVSRFGYQVSVGA; from the coding sequence ATGCGCGTCCTGTTTGTGGGGCCGTCGCATCCGGAAGCGGCGTGGCTTTTCAAGGCGCTGCAGGAGAGTGCGCATAGTTTGCAGCGCGCCGACGATCTGCGGGATGGGGTTTTTCTTGCGGGGCAGGAGTCGTTCGACGCGATTGTTTTGATGGTGCTGGATGGGGGCGCTTATTCTGCGCTGCTTGAGTATGTGGCGGAGTTTGCGGGTGCGGGGAGCGGGGCGGCGATTGTGGCTGTTTTGGGGGGTGCTTCTGCGCAGGATCGGACGAAGATTTTGCGGGCTGGTGCGGATGCGTGTTTCTGTCAGCCTTATTCGTTTATTGAAATGCATGAGCGGATGCAGGCTTTACAGAGGGTGGGACGCGGTGGCGGTGTTGGTGGGGGCTCGGCTTCCGGGGCTTCTATGTCTGTCGCTGGGGGTTCTTCTGTTGAAGTGCCTTCGCTCGATGCTGCAACTCGGGAACTTGTTTTTGGGGGGCGTAGGGTGGCGGTTACGCGGCGGGAGTTTCTTTTGCTGGAGTGCCTGCTGCGGCAGGTGAATGCGCCTGTTGCCAGGGATCAGCTGATTCGCTATGCGTGGCCGGAGAAGGATGATGTTGATCCTTCTAGCGTTAATCTTGTTGTGTCCAGGCTTCGGAGGAAGATTCTTGGGGTTGTGCCTGAGGTTCGGATTGAGACTGTTAGTCGGTTTGGGTATCAGGTTTCTGTTGGTGCTTGA
- a CDS encoding DUF4148 domain-containing protein, with amino-acid sequence MKLATKTLLASLLLIGSASAMAAPGLTQQQCNDYPFTQLKSEVTHKQLMNELGELEAVGYSPSNDDDDYPSDLEAAQQKLQAEYRADCMPAAPHVSASATQSPVGTATPAAAQAVANQPAG; translated from the coding sequence ATGAAACTCGCAACGAAGACCCTGCTCGCCTCCCTGTTGCTGATCGGCAGCGCATCGGCCATGGCCGCGCCCGGACTCACGCAGCAGCAATGCAACGATTATCCGTTCACCCAGCTAAAAAGCGAAGTGACGCACAAGCAATTGATGAACGAGCTGGGCGAACTCGAAGCGGTAGGCTACAGCCCCAGCAACGACGACGACGACTATCCGAGCGACCTCGAAGCCGCCCAGCAGAAGCTGCAAGCCGAATATCGCGCGGACTGCATGCCGGCCGCGCCGCATGTGTCGGCCAGCGCAACGCAGTCGCCGGTTGGCACGGCGACGCCCGCAGCGGCGCAGGCGGTGGCGAATCAGCCGGCGGGCTGA
- a CDS encoding porin, with protein sequence MNKAFATTLVALASTLGAAAHAQSSVTLYGTLDTGLDYISNQKSANGGKSNWMMESGNVSTDRWGLRGNEDLGGGLSAVFDLENGFNIDSGKFSNGGDEFGRQAWVGIASKQWGTVTLGRQYDFLVDFVAPLSATGSGFGGNIADHPFDNDNLNNDLRMNNAVKYRSATYYGVTVGGAYAFSNAAGGFSNNNAYSLGAQWAGGPFNLAVAYLQINQPGGVNQPANTGGAVSSSDGDAVFTGARQRVLGAAGRYTFGAATLGLVFTRTMLNDPHQITQGGAYSTLNGDLLTFNNYELNARYAITPAFTLGGSYTFTDGHFSTGGQSYSPKWNQFMLQADYALSRRTDLYLEGTYQHVTGADGIAVLGNASIYSLAASSSDRQAVVAVGVRHRF encoded by the coding sequence ATGAATAAAGCATTCGCAACCACACTCGTCGCGCTGGCCAGCACCCTCGGCGCGGCGGCACACGCGCAAAGCAGCGTGACGCTCTACGGGACGCTCGACACCGGCCTCGACTACATCAGCAATCAGAAGTCGGCTAACGGCGGCAAAAGCAACTGGATGATGGAAAGCGGCAACGTGAGTACCGACCGCTGGGGCCTGCGCGGTAACGAAGATCTGGGCGGCGGATTGAGCGCGGTCTTCGATCTGGAGAACGGTTTCAATATCGACAGCGGCAAGTTCTCCAACGGCGGAGATGAGTTCGGTCGTCAGGCGTGGGTCGGGATCGCGAGCAAGCAGTGGGGGACGGTGACGCTGGGCCGTCAATACGACTTCCTGGTCGACTTCGTGGCGCCGTTGTCGGCGACCGGTTCGGGCTTCGGCGGCAATATCGCCGATCATCCGTTCGATAACGACAACCTGAACAACGACCTGCGCATGAACAACGCGGTGAAATACCGCAGCGCGACCTACTACGGGGTCACCGTCGGCGGCGCGTACGCGTTCAGCAATGCGGCGGGCGGCTTCAGCAACAACAACGCTTACAGCCTCGGCGCGCAGTGGGCGGGCGGTCCGTTCAACCTGGCGGTCGCGTACCTGCAGATCAACCAGCCGGGCGGCGTCAACCAGCCGGCCAATACCGGCGGCGCGGTGAGCAGCAGCGACGGCGACGCGGTGTTCACCGGTGCGCGTCAGCGCGTGCTCGGCGCGGCGGGACGCTATACGTTCGGCGCGGCGACGCTTGGCCTCGTTTTCACGCGGACCATGCTCAACGACCCGCATCAGATCACGCAGGGCGGCGCGTATTCGACGCTCAACGGCGATCTGCTGACCTTCAACAACTATGAGTTGAACGCCCGCTACGCGATCACGCCGGCGTTCACGCTGGGGGGCTCGTATACGTTCACGGATGGCCACTTCAGCACGGGCGGCCAGAGCTACTCGCCGAAGTGGAACCAGTTCATGCTGCAGGCCGATTACGCGCTGTCGCGCCGCACCGATCTGTATCTGGAAGGCACCTATCAGCACGTGACGGGCGCGGATGGGATCGCGGTGCTGGGTAATGCGTCGATCTATTCGCTGGCGGCTTCGTCGAGCGACCGGCAAGCGGTCGTGGCGGTGGGCGTGCGGCACCGGTTCTAA